The following is a genomic window from Chitinivorax sp. B.
CCCGTTGGTCCAATCAACAGGATATTACTCTTGGCAAGTTCGACATCTGAATTCTTTTCTTGCTGAGCAAGGCGTTTGTAGTGGTTGTAGACTGCAACCGCCAAAATCTTTTTGGCCTGTCCCTGTCCAATCACATAGCTATCGAGAATCGAGCGGATTTCAGACGGCACCGGTAGCTTGTTCTCACCGGTGACTTTGTCTTCATTATTCTGGCCTTGTGTTTCCTCGCGAATGATATCGTTACAAAGTTCGATACATTCATCGCAGATGAACACTTGGGGGCCGGCAATCAATTTGCGCACTTCATGCTGGCTTTTGCCGCAGAAGGAGCAATAAAGCATTTTTTCGTTACTGTCGGACATGGCCGTATCCCCGAAAATCTGGATGGCAGAATCAGACGCTCAATGCGTCAAGCTGAAAAATACGTTGATTCTTCTGCAGTGTAGCGAATTTCGCCAGTAAGTAAAACACGGGCCCGCCAAGGCCCGTGTCTAGCCGTTTCAACTGCGCTTTGCGATGACCTGATCGATCAGACCATACTCACGCGACGCTTCTGCACTCATAAAGTTGTCACGATCGGTGTCACGCTGGATATTCTCCAGCGATTGGCCAGTGTGCTCCGCCAACATGCGATTTAACTTTTCCTTCAGGTACAGGATTTCCTTGGCATGGATTTCAATATCCGAAGCCTGGCCTTGGAAACCACCGAGCGGTTGATGAATCATCACTCGTGAATTCGGCAACGCAAAACGCTTACCTCTAGCGCCGGCAGCCAACAGAAATGCACCCATGCTGCATGCCTGACCAATACATAGTGTACTGACGTCTGGCTTGATGAATTGCATCGTGTCATAGATCGACATCCCTGCAGTAATCGAGCCGCCTGGCGAGTTGATGTAGAGTGAAATATCCTTATCGGGATTTTCCGACTCCAGAAACAGCAACTGAGCCACAACCAAATTGGCAGACTCGTCGGTGACGGGCCCCACGAGAAACACTACACGCTCTTTGAGCAGGCGCGAATAGATATCGTAAGCGCGCTCGCCGCGCCCGCTGCTTTCAACCACCATTGGTACAAGACCAATGTTCTGAGGCTGCCAATCCGATTTATGGAACATTACTTATTCCCCATCAGTTCATCAAAACTGAGTGCTTTGTCCTGAACCTTGGTCTGGGTCTTGACCCATTCAACCACATTTTCTTCAGTGGCCAACGCTTCAGGCCCTTCCAGACGCTCACGGCTTGCGTAGTACCACTTGACCACGTCTTCCGGTTGCTCATAGGACTCAGCAAACTCTTCCACGATTGCACGGATTTGCTCCGGCTTCGCCTGTAGATTGTGGTGCTTGACCAATTCTGCAAGGATCAGACCCAAAGAAACACGACGCTCAGCTTGGTCGGTAAACAATTCAGCCGGCAACTGCATATTGGCAACGTCAATACCACGGGAAGCAAAGTCGCTTGCAGTTTGCTGTTGCAGACGGCCAATTTCCACTTGCACCAAGGCCTTGGGTACTTCGAACTTGGTATTGTCCAACAGTGCTTGCATCACGCCTTCTTTCAGACGAGCCTTCAGACGACGACTAACTTCACGTTGAACATTCTTTTTCACTTCGTCACGCATCTTGGTCAAGTCGCCGTCGTCAATACCCAGCATCTTGGCAAAGTCTGCATTCAATTCCGGCAATGCGGCTTCAGCAACATTCTTGACCGTGATTTCCCAACTTACCGTCTTTCCAGCCACATCCTTACCATGATAATCCTCTGGGAAAGTCATCTCGAAAGATTTGGTTTCGCCGTTCTTCACCCCAATGACACCGGCTTCGAAATCCTTCAGCATTTGGCCCTGGCCCAACCAGATAGAATAGTTTTGTGCGGTGCCACCGTCAAACGCTTCGCCATCGATCTTGCCGGCAAAGTCAATGGTCACGCGATCTCCGTCTTGTGCTGCGCGATCAACTGCGTTGAACGCCGTGCGTTGTTTACGCAGGATATCAATGGTTTTATCGATTTCTGTATCGGTCACGTCAGTGACTGGGTTTTCCAGTTCAACAGCGGACAACTCGCCCACCGCAATTTCCGGATACACTTCAAAAATAGCACTGAACTTGAAATCAGTTGTATCGCCTTCGGCCGGCAGCGGCTCGAAGCGCGGGTAGCCAGCAACACGCAGTTGTTGTTCGCTGACAGCTTGACTGAAGCTGCGTTGCACCGTCTCACCCAACACCTCTTCACGCACTTGCGGGCCGTAGAATTGCTCAACGATGCGCAGTGGCGCCTTGCCTGGGCGGAAGCCCTGGATTTTGGCGGTACGGGATACACGCTTCAAACGTGCGCCGACTTCAGCATCGATCTGTGCAAAAGGCACCACAATGTTAAGGCGACGCTCAAGCTGGCCCAGGGTTTCCAAATTCACTTGCATTGCTATTCCTCAATCTTTCAATTACTTGCATTCAAATCCGGCGGCAACTCGGTGGTTGAGCGCGGGCCAACAAGCTGGTGGGGTCGATCTGACCGCAAACTATGAATGATGCCATTCGCTTTATAAACAGGCAAGCAGCACGGTGTAGCGGCCTTTTCCAGCCAATTGTGACTATGTATGGGTAGTGATTCAGCATACAAAAAACGTAAAAACAATGTCATTGGCTTTCAAGGTGAGTAAAGCAGGCCTATGTCGAGGACCGCAGTCAAAGCGTTTAAGATATTCAACATAAAAATCATACTCAGACCATTGCACCACCTCACATCCAATTTCACACAAATTCTCTATACATTCATAACAGTTATGGTTGCTGCAAGGCAGCATGGAAAAATCTTTACGCCGCTCAATGTGTCGAATATTTTACTACACACCACGCGCCATTCAGCTTTCAGTACATTGTGTTTGCATATGGCTTCGGTATCAGCAATCAGGTTCATCCATTTGCAGTCGTGTTAGTAATTTGTTGTTGTCTTTACATGATTCAAAATCAGAGGGAGAAACTCATGCACCTGTTTCGTATCGCCGGGCTGGTCGGCCTGTTAGTCACTGTCAATACAGCCCATGGCGCTGGTCAGCTGAATGTCTATAACTGGAACGATTATGTTGGTGACAATACCGTTGCCAACTTTGGCAAAGAGTTTGACGTCAAGGTGAAATATGATCTCTATGATGCCAACGAGACACTGCAAGCCAAGCTGGTCACAGGCAAGAGTGGTTACGATATCGTGGTGCCCTCCCTGGAATTTGCAGCCAAGCAAATTCAATCTGGTCTGTATTTGAAATTGGACAAATCAAAATTACCCAATTTCAACCATCTGGATCCAGCCATTCTGGGCAAGATGCAAAGTGCTGATCCGGGCAATGAATACCTAGTTCCTTATATGTGGGGTACCACTGCCTATGGCATCAATACCGAACGTGTGAAACAAGCGCTCGGTGGTGAGGCATTGCCTGTGGACATGTGGGAGTTGGTTTTCAATCCCAAGTACACCAGCAAGCTGAAAAGCTGCGGTATTTCATTCATGGATACAGGCTCGGATGTGTATTCGATGCTCAATATCTATCGTGGCCGTGATGCGAATGACTTCAGTAAAGATGCGTTGGAAGATGGCAACAAGGTATTGAAAGAGATTCGCAAGGATATTCGCGTTTTCAATTCTTCCCCCATCAACCTGCTGGCCGATGGTGATACCTGCTTGGCACTGGGCTTCAACGGTGATGTCTACATTGCCCGCGATCGCGCCAAAGAAGCCAAGAAAAAATTCAGCATTGAATATATCGTCCCAGATAAAGGCACCATTGTTTGGATTGATGCCATAGCCATCCCCAAAGATTCCAAAAATATCGGGAATGCACATCAATGGATCAATTACATTTTGCGCCCAGAGGTCGCTGCGGACATCTCAAACAAGGTGAATTATGCCAACCCCAATACCAAGGCAACCGAACTGGTCAACAAATCATTGCGGGATGATCCAAAGATTTACATGAATGGTGAAGCGCTCACCAAGTTGCAGCCCAAGAAACCGATCAGTACTGAACAACAACGCATGATCACAACCTACTTCAATCGTTTCAAGGCCGGTAAGTAACAACCTCCCTTTCAGTCACTTTTGTCTTTGTCAGCCAGCACTGCAGGTAGCCTTGCCTGCAGTGCTGAAGCTGCCGATTTCAGGGTCTCCGCGAAAGTATCAGCCAAGGTAGATGCCGGACGATGGGCTGGCTTGACCTGATATACTTGAAAGGGAATTGAAACATTGAAACGACGCACTTCAATCCCCCTCCCCACTTCATCTAATGCAGTCAATGGATTGACAATGGCGACTCCCAGCCCCTGCCTTACCATGGCACACACCGAGGCCGCGCTGGTGGTCTGAATCACCAGACGGCGCTCCACCTCCTGCTGTGCAAACAAAGCATCCAGACGTTGACGATAGACATCATAAACCGACAAGCTGATGAAATCCTGCCCAGCAAAATCAACTGGATTCAGGCTATCTTGCGCAGTCAGAGGGTGTCCTGGTGGCAATACACACACCATATCCGCTTCAAAGAGCAAGCTACTGCTTGTACCGGGCGGCGGCAATATTTGTTCCGACAACCCCAGATCATGCTGCTGCGCACTCAGACACTCCTCTAATAGTGGTGACTCTTGTGGGGTAATACTGAGCTTGACGTTCGGGTAATGGGCAAGAAATGCCCGGCTTGCATGTGGCAACAACGTTTGCGAGAACACCGGCAGACAAACGATAGACAACTGTCCCTGCTCGAACTGACGAAGTGCTGCGGCCATATTGACCACACGTTCCAGCCCGACATATGCACGCTGCACTTCGTCAAATAGTGCCAAAGCCTGCGCTGTCGGTATCAGCCGGCCCTTGGTACGCTCAAACAACTGCAACTGCAGTAACGATTCCAGTCGGGCAAGTTCACGGCTGGCTGTGGGCTGAGACGTTCGCAACAAGGTTGCTGCTGCTGTGACACTGCCGGCAGTCATTACGGCGCGGAACACTTCGATATGACGCAGCGAGATGGGCATGGCAAATTCCATAAATGGCAATTCATATCATAAATGAATGAATGAACAAATTTTTAATATTTTATTGAATGAATAGACTAAGCCAAGATAGCAGCAACAAAACATGCCGGGAGATTTACCATGCTGTCGCTACCAGATGAAAAGCTGACCGAACTGTCACAACACTATGGCACGCCATTATGGCTATACGATGCTAGCGTGATTGGGGAGCGCATCAAGTCATTGCGGATGTTTGACGTGATTCGCTTCGCACAGAAAGCCTGTTCCAATATCCATATTCTTAGATTGATGCGAGAACAAGGCGTGGTAGTGGATTCGGTATCATCCGGTGAAATCGATCGGGCCATACTCGCCGGATTCAACTCATCAGGTGAACCTGCTGGGATTGTGTTCACTGCTGACCTGTTGGATCACGAAACCTTGGCCAAGGTTGTCGCATTGAATGTTGAGGTGAATGCAGGCTCCATCGATATGCTGCATCAACTTGGCGAACTTCACCCGGGGCACCGGGTCTGGCTACGTATCAATCCTGGCTTTGGTCACGGACATAGTAACAAGACCAATACCGGCGGCGAAAACAGCAAGCACGGCATCTGGCACGAGCACCTACAAGATGCGCTGGCCGCCATTCGCCGGCACCAGTTGCACTTGGTCGGGTTGCACATGCATATCGGCTCAGGTGTGGACTATCACCACCTCGCACAAGTGTGTGACGCCATGGTGACACTTGTTCGCACCATGGGCCATGACATCGAAGCCATCTCGGCTGGTGGCGGACTATCCATCCCCTATCAGCAACATGAACCGCGCATCGACACCTCACATTACTTTGGCCTATGGGATCAGGCAAGGCAACGAATCGCACAGCACCTAGGTCACCCGGTGCGGTTGGAAATCGAGCCTGGTCGCTTTCTAGTGGCAGAATCGGGTGCATTGCTAACAGAAGTACGTGCGGTCAAACAGATGGGTAGCAATCGATTTGTGCTGGTTGATGCCGGCTTCAATGATCTGATGCGGCCATCGATGTATGGTAGTTACCATGGCATTTCGATCATTCATCGCCACGGACAATCCAATGCTTCAGCAACCTCAGTCCCCACCGTCGTAGCAGGTCCATTGTGCGAATCAGGCGATGTATTTACTCAACGGGATGGCGGTGTGGTCGCACCACGCATGCTACCAGACACGGCTGTGGGTGACTTGCTGGTCATTCATGACACTGGTGCCTATGGCGCCTCAATGTCTTCCAACTACAACAGCCGACCTTTGATTCCAGAAGTGTTGATCGAAGGTGATCACTCCAGATTGATTCGGCGCCGACAGACCATTGACGAATTGTTGGCACTGGAAAATCTCGGCTGATCTACCCAACTCAGCTGGCATCGTGACATATATTCCATCCCATTGCATTCCCAATGGCACTCCATCCGTGATCAAGGGCTGCTCTACACAGCCCTTTCACCGTTGCTCGCGCGCGTAAGCGTTACTCGATCTCGCTCGCATCAACCCGCTCAAAATGGTGCCAAACAAACAGTTACCGACATGCCAAGCTTCGCGCATCGCCATCTACTCATAAAGTTGATGGCCCTTGGAAATGAGCAGGTCGCGTCCTATCAGGTGGAAACCGTTTACATCGAAAAACCTTGCTGGACGGGGCTTCCATACATCATTGCATGGCAATATAGGCAGTATCGAAAGTAGTTGGCGAATGCATGCCACTGCACTAGGATTCCGCCCCACACAGCGCGCCGCTCAATATGACAAATAACCGCGGAGCCGCCTGTCACGTAGCTTACGCGCATATTCTGACGTGAATACATGACTGGCGGATAGCGCTCGTCATCCGGGAGGGCCTGCAATCCATCGCGGTCCAGTCGTGGTCACGCCCGCGACGCTCCTACGTCTTCTTGCACAGCTACTGGAAATCCTAATTGATACCATGAACGTAGAACTAAGACCTGTCACTCTGCACAATCGCGGCGACCTGGAAAAGATTGATCCAGGTTCATTGGAAAAAGAATGGGTATTACCTTCCTGGTACTGGCACCAGCAATCACTGGATCGGCCTGGCTCCCAATTTCGGCTGATCCATGCCGATATCGCAGACAACGCGGTCGGTATGATTGCCTTTGGCCCAAGCTATAACGATGTAGCACAAACCCAGCGGGTACCGGGTGAATATGAGCTGAAACAACTGGTAATCGACGCCCGTTATCATAGACAGGGTCTTGGCCGCATTGCTGCTACTGCCATTCTGAAGGGGCTGGCCGCACTACCTGATTGTCAGTGGATGGTAGTGACCCACCATCCCGACAACGTGGTGTCACGCGCGTTCTTCCGGTCTTTGGGCTTCCGCCCCATCAATCGGACCGCACATAACGGCAACCCCATGTTGGCCATGTCCAGCGACGATATTTCAAGCCTGCGCTAGCAGCTGGCAACACCCCTTGGCGGCAGCCGGTGACAGGCCTGGAAACATGCATCATGTTGACCTCGCAACAAGCACGATGTCTGAATTGGCCAATCTGATTCCGAGGAGATCCCTCTCTCTCGTTTGGATTCGGGAACCAATGACACTACTGGGAATCCATCGCCTTGCAACATGGCGTTGGCACATGCCAGTCTGGCTTGCATCGGCCGCCGTACTTTTTGCCAAGGAATTGGAATGATTACACCTGAATATTGCCGACTATTCGCGAGCTACAACGCCTGGTTCAACGAGCGATTGTTTTCCCTGTCGGCAGCCCTGCCGGACGAGAAACGCCGGCACGGTGCGTCGTGCTCGCTGCATGATACGTTACAGCACCTGCTTTGGGGGGACGCACACTGGGTGAAACAACTGGTCCTGTTTGACGGCCCGGAGCCTTC
Proteins encoded in this region:
- the clpP gene encoding ATP-dependent Clp endopeptidase proteolytic subunit ClpP, with amino-acid sequence MFHKSDWQPQNIGLVPMVVESSGRGERAYDIYSRLLKERVVFLVGPVTDESANLVVAQLLFLESENPDKDISLYINSPGGSITAGMSIYDTMQFIKPDVSTLCIGQACSMGAFLLAAGARGKRFALPNSRVMIHQPLGGFQGQASDIEIHAKEILYLKEKLNRMLAEHTGQSLENIQRDTDRDNFMSAEASREYGLIDQVIAKRS
- the tig gene encoding trigger factor, whose protein sequence is MQVNLETLGQLERRLNIVVPFAQIDAEVGARLKRVSRTAKIQGFRPGKAPLRIVEQFYGPQVREEVLGETVQRSFSQAVSEQQLRVAGYPRFEPLPAEGDTTDFKFSAIFEVYPEIAVGELSAVELENPVTDVTDTEIDKTIDILRKQRTAFNAVDRAAQDGDRVTIDFAGKIDGEAFDGGTAQNYSIWLGQGQMLKDFEAGVIGVKNGETKSFEMTFPEDYHGKDVAGKTVSWEITVKNVAEAALPELNADFAKMLGIDDGDLTKMRDEVKKNVQREVSRRLKARLKEGVMQALLDNTKFEVPKALVQVEIGRLQQQTASDFASRGIDVANMQLPAELFTDQAERRVSLGLILAELVKHHNLQAKPEQIRAIVEEFAESYEQPEDVVKWYYASRERLEGPEALATEENVVEWVKTQTKVQDKALSFDELMGNK
- a CDS encoding polyamine ABC transporter substrate-binding protein — protein: MHLFRIAGLVGLLVTVNTAHGAGQLNVYNWNDYVGDNTVANFGKEFDVKVKYDLYDANETLQAKLVTGKSGYDIVVPSLEFAAKQIQSGLYLKLDKSKLPNFNHLDPAILGKMQSADPGNEYLVPYMWGTTAYGINTERVKQALGGEALPVDMWELVFNPKYTSKLKSCGISFMDTGSDVYSMLNIYRGRDANDFSKDALEDGNKVLKEIRKDIRVFNSSPINLLADGDTCLALGFNGDVYIARDRAKEAKKKFSIEYIVPDKGTIVWIDAIAIPKDSKNIGNAHQWINYILRPEVAADISNKVNYANPNTKATELVNKSLRDDPKIYMNGEALTKLQPKKPISTEQQRMITTYFNRFKAGK
- a CDS encoding LysR family transcriptional regulator yields the protein MPISLRHIEVFRAVMTAGSVTAAATLLRTSQPTASRELARLESLLQLQLFERTKGRLIPTAQALALFDEVQRAYVGLERVVNMAAALRQFEQGQLSIVCLPVFSQTLLPHASRAFLAHYPNVKLSITPQESPLLEECLSAQQHDLGLSEQILPPPGTSSSLLFEADMVCVLPPGHPLTAQDSLNPVDFAGQDFISLSVYDVYRQRLDALFAQQEVERRLVIQTTSAASVCAMVRQGLGVAIVNPLTALDEVGRGIEVRRFNVSIPFQVYQVKPAHRPASTLADTFAETLKSAASALQARLPAVLADKDKSD
- the lysA gene encoding diaminopimelate decarboxylase, encoding MLSLPDEKLTELSQHYGTPLWLYDASVIGERIKSLRMFDVIRFAQKACSNIHILRLMREQGVVVDSVSSGEIDRAILAGFNSSGEPAGIVFTADLLDHETLAKVVALNVEVNAGSIDMLHQLGELHPGHRVWLRINPGFGHGHSNKTNTGGENSKHGIWHEHLQDALAAIRRHQLHLVGLHMHIGSGVDYHHLAQVCDAMVTLVRTMGHDIEAISAGGGLSIPYQQHEPRIDTSHYFGLWDQARQRIAQHLGHPVRLEIEPGRFLVAESGALLTEVRAVKQMGSNRFVLVDAGFNDLMRPSMYGSYHGISIIHRHGQSNASATSVPTVVAGPLCESGDVFTQRDGGVVAPRMLPDTAVGDLLVIHDTGAYGASMSSNYNSRPLIPEVLIEGDHSRLIRRRQTIDELLALENLG
- a CDS encoding GNAT family N-acetyltransferase, with product MNVELRPVTLHNRGDLEKIDPGSLEKEWVLPSWYWHQQSLDRPGSQFRLIHADIADNAVGMIAFGPSYNDVAQTQRVPGEYELKQLVIDARYHRQGLGRIAATAILKGLAALPDCQWMVVTHHPDNVVSRAFFRSLGFRPINRTAHNGNPMLAMSSDDISSLR